The Desmonostoc muscorum LEGE 12446 genome includes a region encoding these proteins:
- a CDS encoding alkaline phosphatase D family protein produces MVNRRQFLLRSAVTAGGIITTNVVSKSQVFAEAPAIITSDKMRPAIPYGVASGDISKDSIVIWSKSDRPAKMIVEYSTSESFKNVQRVLGPNALKDSDFTARLFLRNLPPDQKIFYRVIFQDLDYKNTYSAAVKGSFRTPPKYGRDIFFVWGGDTAGQGWGINPEFGGMTIYETMRQLNPDFFIHSGDNIYADGPIQAQVTLDNGTIWKNIITPEKSKVAETLTEFRGNYIYNLLDENIKRFNAEVPMLAQWDDHEITNNWYPGEVLLSDSRYTVKDVNLLAQRGRQAFLEYMPIGYETNNPDKARIYRSFKYSPLLDIFMLDERTYRGPNTPNNQTIPSKETEFLSRTQIQWLKRQLLSSKATWKVIASDMPLGLIVRDGTTDFEAWANGDGPALGRELELADLLRFIKNKNIQNVVWLTADVHYAAAHYYDPAKAQFTDFKPFWEFVAGPLNSGTFGPNQLENTFGPQLVFQSLPEGTKANRPPSEGLQFFGGVKINANTKVMTVTLRNLEGKTVYSVDLPPEK; encoded by the coding sequence ATGGTAAACCGTCGCCAGTTTTTGCTGCGTTCCGCTGTCACAGCAGGTGGAATTATCACCACGAATGTTGTATCAAAGTCACAAGTTTTTGCCGAAGCACCTGCAATTATCACCTCTGATAAAATGCGTCCTGCTATACCTTATGGCGTAGCTAGCGGAGATATATCCAAGGATAGCATTGTGATTTGGAGTAAGAGCGATCGCCCCGCCAAAATGATCGTAGAATATTCCACTAGTGAGTCTTTTAAAAATGTGCAGCGAGTTCTGGGGCCAAATGCTTTAAAAGACAGTGACTTTACAGCACGACTTTTTTTGAGGAATTTACCACCAGACCAAAAAATATTTTATCGGGTGATTTTCCAAGATTTAGATTATAAAAATACCTATAGCGCAGCTGTCAAAGGCAGTTTCCGGACTCCCCCCAAATATGGAAGAGATATATTCTTTGTTTGGGGTGGCGACACCGCCGGTCAAGGATGGGGAATTAATCCTGAGTTTGGTGGAATGACAATTTATGAAACCATGCGCCAACTTAATCCTGACTTTTTCATTCATTCTGGCGATAATATTTATGCTGATGGTCCAATTCAAGCACAAGTTACCCTAGATAATGGCACAATTTGGAAAAACATTATCACACCAGAAAAATCCAAAGTTGCAGAAACCCTGACAGAATTTCGTGGCAATTATATCTACAATTTACTAGATGAAAATATTAAGCGTTTTAACGCAGAAGTTCCCATGTTGGCACAGTGGGACGACCACGAAATCACAAATAACTGGTATCCTGGAGAAGTTCTTTTAAGCGATAGTCGCTATACAGTTAAAGATGTTAACTTGCTAGCCCAAAGGGGAAGGCAAGCATTTTTAGAATATATGCCTATTGGGTATGAAACAAACAATCCAGATAAAGCAAGAATTTATCGCTCCTTCAAGTATAGTCCATTATTAGATATTTTCATGTTGGATGAGCGCACTTACCGGGGGCCAAATACTCCTAATAATCAGACGATACCAAGTAAAGAAACGGAATTTTTAAGCAGAACACAAATACAATGGTTAAAAAGGCAATTACTATCATCAAAAGCAACATGGAAAGTGATTGCTAGTGATATGCCTTTGGGATTGATAGTTAGAGACGGTACCACAGATTTTGAAGCTTGGGCTAACGGAGACGGACCGGCTTTAGGAAGAGAATTAGAACTTGCAGATTTACTCCGATTTATTAAAAACAAAAATATCCAGAATGTTGTTTGGTTAACTGCTGATGTACATTATGCAGCAGCTCACTATTACGACCCTGCAAAAGCACAGTTTACCGACTTTAAACCTTTTTGGGAATTCGTCGCCGGTCCCTTGAACTCTGGTACATTTGGCCCTAACCAATTGGAAAATACTTTTGGTCCACAATTGGTATTTCAAAGCCTTCCTGAAGGTACAAAAGCAAATCGACCCCCAAGTGAAGGTTTGCAATTCTTTGGAGGAGTTAAAATTAATGCAAATACAAAAGTGATGACAGTAACCCTGCGTAACTTGGAAGGGAAGACTGTTTATAGTGTAGATTTGCCACCAGAAAAGTAA
- a CDS encoding sensor histidine kinase, which produces MQRPHEIAYEPILVKSTSGKYRLVDFHQLLLAYSQIHVLTLVQLQQVEEQSRVAKAGFRDLQENYTRLIQNEKMAALGQLVAGIAHEINNPVNFIAGNLVHAIEYSQNLLSLIRLYQQCYPEPEVEIKNAIAQIELDFLTKDLPNLLNSMEVGTKRIEQIILSLRNFSRLDESEKKLVDIHEGIDSTLLILQSRFKNHQTGKTINLIKKYGNLPLVECYPGLLNQVFMNILANAIDAIEQEVGSGELGGGSGDEGDEGDEGDEGDEGDYKKASQTSNAQCPMPQIRICTEVIEDREVIIRIADNGSGIPESLQKRLFDPFFTTKPVGKGTGLGLSISYQIIVEKHGGQLECISAFGKGSEFIIKIPVQLNSCF; this is translated from the coding sequence TTGCAACGACCACATGAAATTGCCTATGAGCCGATTTTAGTTAAAAGTACATCCGGAAAATATAGGTTGGTTGATTTCCATCAATTACTTTTAGCCTACTCTCAAATTCATGTGTTAACACTAGTTCAATTACAGCAGGTAGAAGAACAATCGAGAGTTGCCAAAGCAGGCTTTCGGGATCTGCAAGAAAATTATACCAGATTAATCCAGAATGAAAAAATGGCTGCCTTGGGACAACTCGTGGCTGGAATTGCCCACGAAATTAACAACCCAGTCAACTTTATTGCTGGTAATCTTGTCCATGCCATCGAATATAGTCAGAATTTGCTGAGTTTAATTAGATTGTACCAACAATGTTATCCTGAACCAGAAGTAGAAATTAAAAATGCGATCGCTCAAATTGAACTTGATTTTTTAACCAAGGATCTTCCTAATCTTCTCAACTCTATGGAGGTAGGTACAAAACGAATCGAGCAAATCATTCTTTCCTTGCGAAATTTTTCCCGCCTTGATGAATCTGAGAAAAAATTAGTTGATATCCACGAAGGTATTGATAGTACTTTGTTAATTTTACAAAGTCGTTTCAAAAATCATCAAACCGGTAAAACCATAAACTTGATTAAAAAATACGGAAATCTTCCCCTAGTTGAGTGTTACCCTGGGCTACTCAATCAGGTATTTATGAATATTTTAGCAAATGCTATTGATGCTATAGAACAGGAAGTGGGGAGTGGGGAGTTGGGAGGGGGGAGTGGAGATGAGGGAGATGAGGGAGATGAGGGAGATGAGGGAGATGAGGGAGATTATAAAAAAGCTTCCCAGACTTCCAATGCCCAATGCCCAATGCCCCAAATTCGGATTTGCACTGAAGTCATTGAGGACAGGGAAGTAATTATTCGGATTGCTGATAATGGTTCTGGAATTCCAGAAAGTTTACAAAAGCGATTATTTGATCCATTTTTTACTACTAAACCTGTTGGTAAAGGTACGGGATTAGGGTTATCTATCAGTTATCAAATTATTGTAGAAAAACATGGTGGTCAACTTGAATGCATCTCTGCTTTTGGCAAAGGAAGTGAGTTTATCATTAAAATTCCAGTTCAACTTAATTCCTGTTTTTAG
- a CDS encoding AI-2E family transporter yields MQSANKLPRWLSIGLAFPIIILNGWLLLQVVQYFQPLVSVIAAAILLAFVLDYPIQFLQRQGVKRDLAIVGVLLLTVVIIVGLGVTLVPLIIEQLNELANILPSWIDSGTQQLQAFQDWALSQQHLPINLSALASEILEKLSNQLQSFTGRILSFAVDTIGIVVNVLLAVVLTIYLILNGERLWDGIFQWFPPNFGSKIRQLLREDFHNYFIGQATLGAVLGLTITLAFWILQVPLALLFGIGIGLFSLFPFGTGIGIAIVSLLVALQNFWLGVEVLGVAVAIDQVNSNFIAPRIIGNLTGLNPVWVVISLLLGAKLGGVLGLLIAIPVASFIKDAADSWRAGEFNKIDDIELAAQNVTSETAGTYS; encoded by the coding sequence ATGCAATCAGCAAACAAACTGCCGCGATGGTTAAGTATAGGATTGGCATTTCCCATTATTATTCTCAACGGCTGGCTGTTGCTCCAGGTTGTACAGTATTTTCAACCATTGGTGAGTGTTATTGCCGCCGCCATCCTGCTGGCTTTTGTCTTGGACTATCCAATCCAGTTTCTTCAGCGACAAGGAGTGAAACGTGACTTGGCGATCGTTGGCGTGTTACTTTTGACTGTGGTGATTATAGTGGGTTTAGGCGTCACTTTAGTTCCCCTGATCATAGAACAGCTCAACGAATTAGCTAATATTTTGCCTAGTTGGATTGATTCTGGCACTCAGCAGTTACAAGCTTTCCAAGATTGGGCGTTAAGTCAACAGCACTTACCCATTAATTTAAGTGCTTTAGCTAGCGAAATTTTAGAAAAATTATCTAATCAACTCCAGTCGTTCACCGGGAGAATTCTCAGTTTTGCTGTCGATACCATTGGTATTGTAGTCAACGTACTACTGGCGGTGGTGCTGACTATCTACCTAATATTAAACGGTGAACGTCTTTGGGATGGGATTTTTCAGTGGTTTCCCCCTAATTTTGGATCAAAAATCCGGCAATTACTCAGAGAGGATTTCCACAATTACTTTATTGGTCAGGCGACATTGGGTGCTGTACTGGGATTGACTATTACACTAGCATTTTGGATTTTGCAAGTTCCCTTGGCGCTACTTTTTGGCATCGGTATTGGCTTGTTTTCTTTGTTCCCCTTTGGTACAGGAATTGGTATTGCTATAGTCAGTCTTTTGGTAGCGTTGCAAAACTTTTGGCTAGGAGTGGAAGTCTTAGGTGTAGCTGTTGCCATCGACCAAGTTAATTCTAATTTTATTGCACCCCGAATTATCGGCAATTTAACTGGCTTAAATCCCGTGTGGGTGGTAATTTCTTTATTACTGGGGGCTAAACTAGGAGGCGTGCTGGGTTTGTTAATTGCAATTCCTGTTGCCAGTTTTATCAAGGATGCCGCAGATAGCTGGCGTGCTGGCGAGTTTAATAAAATTGATGATATTGAGTTAGCAGCCCAGAATGTCACAAGTGAGACAGCAGGAACTTATAGCTAG
- a CDS encoding NUDIX hydrolase, which translates to MSNQPVHVAIAILYQKNKFLMQLRDNIPTIPYPGYWALFGGHIEPGETPDVAVKREILEEIGYILPPFVEFGCYHDEKVVRHVFHAPLLVELNELVLNEGWDMGLLTPEDIHQGNCYSKNAGEVRPLGEMHQRIMLDFIEKNQ; encoded by the coding sequence ATGAGCAATCAACCAGTACATGTAGCGATCGCTATTCTCTACCAAAAAAACAAATTTCTCATGCAACTACGGGACAATATCCCCACTATTCCTTATCCCGGTTACTGGGCACTATTCGGTGGTCATATCGAACCTGGTGAAACGCCAGATGTCGCAGTCAAACGAGAAATTTTAGAAGAAATCGGCTATATCTTACCACCGTTTGTTGAATTTGGGTGTTATCACGATGAAAAAGTTGTCCGTCATGTTTTTCATGCACCACTCTTGGTGGAGTTAAATGAATTGGTTTTGAATGAAGGCTGGGATATGGGATTATTGACTCCAGAAGATATTCACCAAGGTAACTGTTATTCAAAAAATGCCGGCGAAGTGCGACCATTAGGGGAAATGCATCAGCGAATTATGTTGGATTTTATTGAGAAGAATCAGTAG